The Bacteroidales bacterium genome includes a window with the following:
- a CDS encoding energy transducer TonB encodes MEVKKSDKANLEKQRGIFLQLGLVITLGLMLVAFEWTTKPSNVKSVYQVEQQAVEQDIIPVTRQEQQPVEQPPPPKVTEVLNIVNDDVNIDDELKIEDSDVNQNASFQIKDYVDQPEEEAAEEEVFFIVEEMPSFMGKGQEGFREWIQKNLQYPPVAAENGIQGRVFVQFAVNSKGEVVDAKVVKGVDPALDKEALRVVMSSPKWTPGKQRGKPVKVQFTFPIVFVLQ; translated from the coding sequence ATGGAAGTTAAGAAATCGGATAAAGCAAACCTTGAGAAGCAGAGAGGTATTTTCCTTCAGCTGGGGTTAGTAATAACACTCGGACTGATGCTGGTTGCCTTCGAATGGACCACCAAGCCTTCGAATGTCAAGTCAGTATATCAGGTTGAACAGCAGGCTGTTGAACAGGATATTATTCCGGTTACCCGTCAGGAACAGCAACCGGTTGAACAGCCGCCGCCACCTAAGGTTACTGAGGTGCTGAACATTGTTAATGACGATGTGAATATTGATGATGAACTGAAGATTGAAGATTCGGATGTGAACCAGAATGCTTCCTTTCAGATAAAGGATTATGTCGATCAGCCGGAAGAAGAAGCAGCCGAGGAAGAAGTCTTTTTCATTGTGGAAGAAATGCCCAGTTTCATGGGTAAAGGGCAGGAAGGTTTCAGGGAATGGATCCAGAAAAACCTTCAGTACCCGCCGGTAGCTGCTGAAAACGGAATTCAGGGCCGCGTATTTGTCCAGTTCGCCGTCAACTCAAAGGGAGAAGTAGTTGATGCCAAAGTGGTAAAAGGCGTTGACCCGGCGCTCGATAAGGAAGCCCTCAGGGTGGTTATGTCAAGCCCTAAATGGACCCCGGGAAAACAAAGAGGTAAACCGGTAAAGGTGCAGTTTACCTTCCCCATTGTATTTGTTTTGCAGTAA